The following proteins are co-located in the Triticum aestivum cultivar Chinese Spring chromosome 1A, IWGSC CS RefSeq v2.1, whole genome shotgun sequence genome:
- the LOC123053740 gene encoding protein BONZAI 3 isoform X3: MGGCFSGDVRGGMEAVGGGARGATAAAGQCQGQGGPNEAVDHFFQGQALRLYTPLELSFSASKLRNMDALSKSDPMLVVYTKMDGRLEEIGRTEVILNSLEPLWITKAMINYQFEIVQPLVFRIYDVDTKYHNTPLKIVTKFNHSLTLNLRNGSGHALQGTVTVHAEETASSRMAVDMQFHCLNLDNKDTFSKSDPFLRVSRLSESAVAIPICKTEVIKNNLNPVWRPITLTSQQYSSKDDPLLVECFDFDASGNHELIGALQTTIAQLENLYNSKAGANFYSHKGQKKLKGQLFLDKFQEKVQHTFLDYISSGFELNFMVAVDFTASNGDPRVPQSLHYIDPSGRPNSYQQAILGVSEVLQFYDNDRRFPAWGFGAKIPRGSVSHCFNLNASTNDCEVVGVEGIMSAYSSTLYSVSLAGPTLFGPVISKAAEIASHSVQYGNNKYFVLLIITDGVITDQQETKDSIVRASDLPLSILIVGVGNADFTQMRILDADFGKRLESSTGRVATRDIVQFVPMREVQAGGQVTVVQSLLEELPGQFLEYMRTRDIKPRPPQHASAPPAYPPPPQL, from the exons CTATCCTTTTCAGCTTCCAAGTTGAGAAATATGGATGCTCTTTCTAAG AGTGATCCTATGTTGGTGGTTTACACAAAAATGGATGGAAGGCTAGAAGAGATCGGCCGCACTGAAGTGATATTGAATTCACTGGAACCATTGTGGATCACAAAAGCTATGATAAATTACCAATTTGAGATTGTGCAACCGCTCGT GTTCAGGATATATGACGTTGACACAAAGTACCATAACACACCACTGAAG ATAGTCACAAAGTTCAACCATAGCCTGACTTTGAACCTCCGAAATGGTTCTGGACATGCCCTTCAGGGCACAGTGACAGTACATGCCGAAGAAACTGCTTCATCAAGGATGGCAGTTGATATGCAATTCCACTGCCTGAACTTGGATAACAAAGACACGTTCTCCAAAAGT GATCCTTTCTTGAGAGTATCAAGACTGTCAGAAAGTGCTGTTGCCATTCCTATATGTAAAACAGAGGTGATCAAGAACAATTTAAACCCTGTTTGGAGGCCTATAACACTGACATCACAGCAGTACagtagcaag GATGACCCACTGCTAGTTGAGTGTTTTGATTTTGATGCCAGCGGCAACCATGAACTTATTGG GGCTCTCCAGACAACTATCGCTCAGCTTGAAAATCTATATAACTCAAAGGCTGGAGCAAATTTTTACAGCCATAAGGGACAAAAGAAG TTGAAAGGACAGCTGTTCTTGGATAAGTTCCAGGAAAAAGTTCAACATACTTTCTTGGACTATATTTCCAGCGGGTTTGAGCTCAATTTTATGGTGGCTGTAGATTTTACTG CATCAAATGGTGACCCCCGTGTACCACAATCTTTGCACTACATTGACCCCTCTGGCAGACCAAACTCATACCAGCAG GCAATTCTAGGGGTAAGCGAAGTTCTACAGTTTTATGACAATGATAGACGATTCCCTGCATGGGGTTTTGGTGCAAAGATACCACGAGGATCTGTATCCCACTGTTTCAACTTGAATGCAAGCACCAATGACTGTGAG GTAGTTGGAGTTGAAGGCATCATGTCAGCATACTCTTCTACTCTTTACAGCGTTTCTCTCGCGGGGCCAACCTTGTTTGGGCCAGTGATCAGCAAAGCTGCAGAAATTGCCAGCCATTCTGTGCAATATGGAAACAACAAATATTTTGTCCTGCTCATTATCACG GATGGAGTTATCACTGACCAGCAAGAAACAAAAGATTCTATTGTAAGGGCATCAGATTTGCCGTTGTCGATTCTCATCGTGGGAGTAGGGAATGCTGATTTCACTCAAATGAGG ATCCTGGATGCGGACTTCGGTAAGCGGCTTGAAAGCTCAACAGGCAGGGTTGCAACGCGTGACATAGTCCAGTTCGTCCCCATGAGGGAAGTCCAAG CAGGTGGGCAGGTCACCGTTGTCCAGAGCCTGCTGGAGGAGCTGCCTGGGCAGTTCCTGGAGTACATGCGCACCCGGGACATCAAGCCGCGACCGCCCCAGCATGCCTCGGCGCCGCCAGCCTACCCCCCTCCTCCCCAGCTGTGA
- the LOC123053740 gene encoding protein BONZAI 3 isoform X4 produces the protein MGGCFSGDVRGGMEAVGGGARGATAAAGQCQGQGGPNEAVDHFFQGQALRLYTPLELSFSASKLRNMDALSKSDPMLVVYTKMDGRLEEIGRTEVILNSLEPLWITKAMINYQFEIVQPLVFRIYDVDTKYHNTPLKIVTKFNHSLTLNLRNGSGHALQGTVTVHAEETASSRMAVDMQFHCLNLDNKDTFSKSDPFLRVSRLSESAVAIPICKTEVIKNNLNPVWRPITLTSQQYSSKDDPLLVECFDFDASGNHELIGALQTTIAQLENLYNSKAGANFYSHKGQKKLKGQLFLDKFQEKVQHTFLDYISSGFELNFMVAVDFTASNGDPRVPQSLHYIDPSGRPNSYQQAILGVSEVLQFYDNDRRFPAWGFGAKIPRGSVSHCFNLNASTNDCEVVGVEGIMSAYSSTLYSVSLAGPTLFGPVISKAAEIASHSVQYGNNKYFVLLIITDGVITDQQETKDSIVRASDLPLSILIVGVGNADFTQMRILDADFGKRLESSTGRVATRDIVQFVPMREVQGGQVTVVQSLLEELPGQFLEYMRTRDIKPRPPQHASAPPAYPPPPQL, from the exons CTATCCTTTTCAGCTTCCAAGTTGAGAAATATGGATGCTCTTTCTAAG AGTGATCCTATGTTGGTGGTTTACACAAAAATGGATGGAAGGCTAGAAGAGATCGGCCGCACTGAAGTGATATTGAATTCACTGGAACCATTGTGGATCACAAAAGCTATGATAAATTACCAATTTGAGATTGTGCAACCGCTCGT GTTCAGGATATATGACGTTGACACAAAGTACCATAACACACCACTGAAG ATAGTCACAAAGTTCAACCATAGCCTGACTTTGAACCTCCGAAATGGTTCTGGACATGCCCTTCAGGGCACAGTGACAGTACATGCCGAAGAAACTGCTTCATCAAGGATGGCAGTTGATATGCAATTCCACTGCCTGAACTTGGATAACAAAGACACGTTCTCCAAAAGT GATCCTTTCTTGAGAGTATCAAGACTGTCAGAAAGTGCTGTTGCCATTCCTATATGTAAAACAGAGGTGATCAAGAACAATTTAAACCCTGTTTGGAGGCCTATAACACTGACATCACAGCAGTACagtagcaag GATGACCCACTGCTAGTTGAGTGTTTTGATTTTGATGCCAGCGGCAACCATGAACTTATTGG GGCTCTCCAGACAACTATCGCTCAGCTTGAAAATCTATATAACTCAAAGGCTGGAGCAAATTTTTACAGCCATAAGGGACAAAAGAAG TTGAAAGGACAGCTGTTCTTGGATAAGTTCCAGGAAAAAGTTCAACATACTTTCTTGGACTATATTTCCAGCGGGTTTGAGCTCAATTTTATGGTGGCTGTAGATTTTACTG CATCAAATGGTGACCCCCGTGTACCACAATCTTTGCACTACATTGACCCCTCTGGCAGACCAAACTCATACCAGCAG GCAATTCTAGGGGTAAGCGAAGTTCTACAGTTTTATGACAATGATAGACGATTCCCTGCATGGGGTTTTGGTGCAAAGATACCACGAGGATCTGTATCCCACTGTTTCAACTTGAATGCAAGCACCAATGACTGTGAG GTAGTTGGAGTTGAAGGCATCATGTCAGCATACTCTTCTACTCTTTACAGCGTTTCTCTCGCGGGGCCAACCTTGTTTGGGCCAGTGATCAGCAAAGCTGCAGAAATTGCCAGCCATTCTGTGCAATATGGAAACAACAAATATTTTGTCCTGCTCATTATCACG GATGGAGTTATCACTGACCAGCAAGAAACAAAAGATTCTATTGTAAGGGCATCAGATTTGCCGTTGTCGATTCTCATCGTGGGAGTAGGGAATGCTGATTTCACTCAAATGAGG ATCCTGGATGCGGACTTCGGTAAGCGGCTTGAAAGCTCAACAGGCAGGGTTGCAACGCGTGACATAGTCCAGTTCGTCCCCATGAGGGAAGTCCAAG GTGGGCAGGTCACCGTTGTCCAGAGCCTGCTGGAGGAGCTGCCTGGGCAGTTCCTGGAGTACATGCGCACCCGGGACATCAAGCCGCGACCGCCCCAGCATGCCTCGGCGCCGCCAGCCTACCCCCCTCCTCCCCAGCTGTGA
- the LOC123053740 gene encoding protein BONZAI 3 isoform X2, whose amino-acid sequence MGGCFSGDVRGGMEAVGGGARGATAAAGQCQGQGGPNEAVDHFFQGQALRLYTPLELSFSASKLRNMDALSKSDPMLVVYTKMDGRLEEIGRTEVILNSLEPLWITKAMINYQFEIVQPLVFRIYDVDTKYHNTPLKMLNLAQQDFLGEAFCNLSEIVTKFNHSLTLNLRNGSGHALQGTVTVHAEETASSRMAVDMQFHCLNLDNKDTFSKSDPFLRVSRLSESAVAIPICKTEVIKNNLNPVWRPITLTSQQYSSKDDPLLVECFDFDASGNHELIGALQTTIAQLENLYNSKAGANFYSHKGQKKLKGQLFLDKFQEKVQHTFLDYISSGFELNFMVAVDFTASNGDPRVPQSLHYIDPSGRPNSYQQAILGVSEVLQFYDNDRRFPAWGFGAKIPRGSVSHCFNLNASTNDCEVVGVEGIMSAYSSTLYSVSLAGPTLFGPVISKAAEIASHSVQYGNNKYFVLLIITDGVITDQQETKDSIVRASDLPLSILIVGVGNADFTQMRILDADFGKRLESSTGRVATRDIVQFVPMREVQGGQVTVVQSLLEELPGQFLEYMRTRDIKPRPPQHASAPPAYPPPPQL is encoded by the exons CTATCCTTTTCAGCTTCCAAGTTGAGAAATATGGATGCTCTTTCTAAG AGTGATCCTATGTTGGTGGTTTACACAAAAATGGATGGAAGGCTAGAAGAGATCGGCCGCACTGAAGTGATATTGAATTCACTGGAACCATTGTGGATCACAAAAGCTATGATAAATTACCAATTTGAGATTGTGCAACCGCTCGT GTTCAGGATATATGACGTTGACACAAAGTACCATAACACACCACTGAAG ATGTTGAACTTGGCTCAGCAAGATTTTCTAGGGGAAGCATTCTGCAATTTATCTGAG ATAGTCACAAAGTTCAACCATAGCCTGACTTTGAACCTCCGAAATGGTTCTGGACATGCCCTTCAGGGCACAGTGACAGTACATGCCGAAGAAACTGCTTCATCAAGGATGGCAGTTGATATGCAATTCCACTGCCTGAACTTGGATAACAAAGACACGTTCTCCAAAAGT GATCCTTTCTTGAGAGTATCAAGACTGTCAGAAAGTGCTGTTGCCATTCCTATATGTAAAACAGAGGTGATCAAGAACAATTTAAACCCTGTTTGGAGGCCTATAACACTGACATCACAGCAGTACagtagcaag GATGACCCACTGCTAGTTGAGTGTTTTGATTTTGATGCCAGCGGCAACCATGAACTTATTGG GGCTCTCCAGACAACTATCGCTCAGCTTGAAAATCTATATAACTCAAAGGCTGGAGCAAATTTTTACAGCCATAAGGGACAAAAGAAG TTGAAAGGACAGCTGTTCTTGGATAAGTTCCAGGAAAAAGTTCAACATACTTTCTTGGACTATATTTCCAGCGGGTTTGAGCTCAATTTTATGGTGGCTGTAGATTTTACTG CATCAAATGGTGACCCCCGTGTACCACAATCTTTGCACTACATTGACCCCTCTGGCAGACCAAACTCATACCAGCAG GCAATTCTAGGGGTAAGCGAAGTTCTACAGTTTTATGACAATGATAGACGATTCCCTGCATGGGGTTTTGGTGCAAAGATACCACGAGGATCTGTATCCCACTGTTTCAACTTGAATGCAAGCACCAATGACTGTGAG GTAGTTGGAGTTGAAGGCATCATGTCAGCATACTCTTCTACTCTTTACAGCGTTTCTCTCGCGGGGCCAACCTTGTTTGGGCCAGTGATCAGCAAAGCTGCAGAAATTGCCAGCCATTCTGTGCAATATGGAAACAACAAATATTTTGTCCTGCTCATTATCACG GATGGAGTTATCACTGACCAGCAAGAAACAAAAGATTCTATTGTAAGGGCATCAGATTTGCCGTTGTCGATTCTCATCGTGGGAGTAGGGAATGCTGATTTCACTCAAATGAGG ATCCTGGATGCGGACTTCGGTAAGCGGCTTGAAAGCTCAACAGGCAGGGTTGCAACGCGTGACATAGTCCAGTTCGTCCCCATGAGGGAAGTCCAAG GTGGGCAGGTCACCGTTGTCCAGAGCCTGCTGGAGGAGCTGCCTGGGCAGTTCCTGGAGTACATGCGCACCCGGGACATCAAGCCGCGACCGCCCCAGCATGCCTCGGCGCCGCCAGCCTACCCCCCTCCTCCCCAGCTGTGA
- the LOC123053740 gene encoding protein BONZAI 3 isoform X1 yields MGGCFSGDVRGGMEAVGGGARGATAAAGQCQGQGGPNEAVDHFFQGQALRLYTPLELSFSASKLRNMDALSKSDPMLVVYTKMDGRLEEIGRTEVILNSLEPLWITKAMINYQFEIVQPLVFRIYDVDTKYHNTPLKMLNLAQQDFLGEAFCNLSEIVTKFNHSLTLNLRNGSGHALQGTVTVHAEETASSRMAVDMQFHCLNLDNKDTFSKSDPFLRVSRLSESAVAIPICKTEVIKNNLNPVWRPITLTSQQYSSKDDPLLVECFDFDASGNHELIGALQTTIAQLENLYNSKAGANFYSHKGQKKLKGQLFLDKFQEKVQHTFLDYISSGFELNFMVAVDFTASNGDPRVPQSLHYIDPSGRPNSYQQAILGVSEVLQFYDNDRRFPAWGFGAKIPRGSVSHCFNLNASTNDCEVVGVEGIMSAYSSTLYSVSLAGPTLFGPVISKAAEIASHSVQYGNNKYFVLLIITDGVITDQQETKDSIVRASDLPLSILIVGVGNADFTQMRILDADFGKRLESSTGRVATRDIVQFVPMREVQAGGQVTVVQSLLEELPGQFLEYMRTRDIKPRPPQHASAPPAYPPPPQL; encoded by the exons CTATCCTTTTCAGCTTCCAAGTTGAGAAATATGGATGCTCTTTCTAAG AGTGATCCTATGTTGGTGGTTTACACAAAAATGGATGGAAGGCTAGAAGAGATCGGCCGCACTGAAGTGATATTGAATTCACTGGAACCATTGTGGATCACAAAAGCTATGATAAATTACCAATTTGAGATTGTGCAACCGCTCGT GTTCAGGATATATGACGTTGACACAAAGTACCATAACACACCACTGAAG ATGTTGAACTTGGCTCAGCAAGATTTTCTAGGGGAAGCATTCTGCAATTTATCTGAG ATAGTCACAAAGTTCAACCATAGCCTGACTTTGAACCTCCGAAATGGTTCTGGACATGCCCTTCAGGGCACAGTGACAGTACATGCCGAAGAAACTGCTTCATCAAGGATGGCAGTTGATATGCAATTCCACTGCCTGAACTTGGATAACAAAGACACGTTCTCCAAAAGT GATCCTTTCTTGAGAGTATCAAGACTGTCAGAAAGTGCTGTTGCCATTCCTATATGTAAAACAGAGGTGATCAAGAACAATTTAAACCCTGTTTGGAGGCCTATAACACTGACATCACAGCAGTACagtagcaag GATGACCCACTGCTAGTTGAGTGTTTTGATTTTGATGCCAGCGGCAACCATGAACTTATTGG GGCTCTCCAGACAACTATCGCTCAGCTTGAAAATCTATATAACTCAAAGGCTGGAGCAAATTTTTACAGCCATAAGGGACAAAAGAAG TTGAAAGGACAGCTGTTCTTGGATAAGTTCCAGGAAAAAGTTCAACATACTTTCTTGGACTATATTTCCAGCGGGTTTGAGCTCAATTTTATGGTGGCTGTAGATTTTACTG CATCAAATGGTGACCCCCGTGTACCACAATCTTTGCACTACATTGACCCCTCTGGCAGACCAAACTCATACCAGCAG GCAATTCTAGGGGTAAGCGAAGTTCTACAGTTTTATGACAATGATAGACGATTCCCTGCATGGGGTTTTGGTGCAAAGATACCACGAGGATCTGTATCCCACTGTTTCAACTTGAATGCAAGCACCAATGACTGTGAG GTAGTTGGAGTTGAAGGCATCATGTCAGCATACTCTTCTACTCTTTACAGCGTTTCTCTCGCGGGGCCAACCTTGTTTGGGCCAGTGATCAGCAAAGCTGCAGAAATTGCCAGCCATTCTGTGCAATATGGAAACAACAAATATTTTGTCCTGCTCATTATCACG GATGGAGTTATCACTGACCAGCAAGAAACAAAAGATTCTATTGTAAGGGCATCAGATTTGCCGTTGTCGATTCTCATCGTGGGAGTAGGGAATGCTGATTTCACTCAAATGAGG ATCCTGGATGCGGACTTCGGTAAGCGGCTTGAAAGCTCAACAGGCAGGGTTGCAACGCGTGACATAGTCCAGTTCGTCCCCATGAGGGAAGTCCAAG CAGGTGGGCAGGTCACCGTTGTCCAGAGCCTGCTGGAGGAGCTGCCTGGGCAGTTCCTGGAGTACATGCGCACCCGGGACATCAAGCCGCGACCGCCCCAGCATGCCTCGGCGCCGCCAGCCTACCCCCCTCCTCCCCAGCTGTGA